A single genomic interval of Gossypium raimondii isolate GPD5lz chromosome 11, ASM2569854v1, whole genome shotgun sequence harbors:
- the LOC105803535 gene encoding GDSL esterase/lipase 7 has translation MSNNNFITSNIFLFSLHQFLLLVHTKPLVPALYVFGDSLFDSGNNNLLPTMARANFPPYGHNFVQHFTGRFTNGRTLPDFIAEFLELPYPPPYLGIHDSVPLTGLNYASSACGILPQTGTIFGKCLSLGEQIDLFKWTIESKLPTHFNSLEELSKHLADSIFIITTGSNDYIQNYLEPTLFSTNHDYDPQSFAQLLIDDLSNHFQSVYKLGARKIIMHEIAPLGCIPHYTRKYQVVVGKCHEQTNQIVSYFNTKLHELLKSLTSTLQGSILVLARINSLGYDVITNPSKYGYSDASNPCCTTWGNGSAVCIPWLEPCPNPNQHFFWDGYHNTETGNSVAASLCFNTSEFCTPFSIKDLIQI, from the exons ATGAGCAACAACAACTTCATCACGTCCAACATTTTCTTATTCAGTCTCCATCAATTCCTCTTGTTAGTCCACACTAAACCTCTGGTACCAGCTCTCTATGTATTCGGAGATTCATTGTTTGACAGTGGCAATAACAATCTTCTGCCAACAATGGCCAGGGCAAACTTCCCACCTTACGGCCACAATTTCGTCCAGCACTTCACTGGAAGGTTCACTAATGGTAGAACTCTCCCAGATTTTATAG CTGAGTTTCTTGAGCTGCCATATCCTCCACCATACTTGGGCATACACGACTCAGTACCCTTAACAGGTTTGAATTATGCATCTTCAGCTTGTGGAATTCTCCCTCAAACTGGAACTATATTT GGCAAATGCTTGAGTTTGGGTGAACAAATTGACTTGTTTAAATGGACAATTGAATCGAAGCTGCCTACCCACTTTAACAGCTTAGAGGAGCTTTCTAAACACTTGGCAGattctattttcataattacaACAGGCAGCAATGATTACATTCAAAACTATCTAGAACCAACCTTGTTTAGCACAAATCATGATTATGATCCTCAATCATTTGCTCAGCTTCTTATAGATGATCTCTCCAACCATTTCCAG AGCGTATATAAATTAGGAGCAAGGAAGATAATAATGCACGAAATAGCCCCACTTGGATGCATCCCACATTATACAAGAAAATATCAAGTAGTCGTAGGCAAATGTCATGAACAAACTAACCAAATTGTCTCATATTTCAATACCAAGCTTCATGAATTGCTCAAGTCTTTAACATCCACTCTTCAAGGCTCCATACTTGTTCTTGCTCGAATTAATTCATTAGGCTATGATGTCATTACTAATCCTTCAAAATATG GATACAGTGATGCAAGCAATCCATGTTGCACAACTTGGGGTAACGGGAGTGCTGTATGTATTCCATGGCTGGAACCATGCCCTAACCCAAATCAACATTTTTTCTGGGATGGTTATCATAATACAGAGACAGGGAATTCAGTGGCAGCCTCCCTTTGTTTCAACACTTCTGAATTTTGTACTCCTTTTAGTATTAAGGACCtcatacaaatttaa
- the LOC105803536 gene encoding uncharacterized protein LOC105803536, with amino-acid sequence MVHMIRFTAGLLILLFFVLHALNSCSVHAQQGRETAGEGSVTRKEFNGRKIGGHEVMVASKNSGGNNGAESVSIGKSQHQPNNQVSGVNKLEAKTSNFAGLGTPRNGGNNVESEKLLEATKEIVKLMQEDYRGRPRRKPPINNHVPRH; translated from the exons ATGGTGCATATGATAAGGTTTACTGCAGGCTTattaattttgcttttctttgttttgcaTGCCCTTAACAGCTGCTCAGTGCATGCTCAACAAG GTAGGGAAACAGCTGGTGAAGGAAGTGTTACTCGAAAG GAATttaatggaaggaaaattggaGGACATGAAGTAATGGTGGCTTCAAAGAATTCAG GGGGGAACAATGGTGCTGAAAGCGTGTCCATTGGGAAATCTCAACATCAACCAAATAATCAG GTGAGTGGTGTGAACAAGTTGGAGGCAAAGACAAGTAATTTTGCCGGATTGGGAACTCCCAGAAATGGTGGTAACAATGTCGAATCAGAAAAGCTTCTGGAAGCAACTAAAGAGATTGTAAAGTTGATGCAAGAGGATTACAGAGGCAGACCTCGTCGGAAGCCTCCAATCAACAATCATGTACCAAGGCATTGA